The Clarias gariepinus isolate MV-2021 ecotype Netherlands chromosome 4, CGAR_prim_01v2, whole genome shotgun sequence genome window below encodes:
- the lysmd1 gene encoding lysM and putative peptidoglycan-binding domain-containing protein 1 — protein MSADQTLSQATGANGLLCGQRAKSYGSLVSSSVSPVRQKRLKHKVQPGETLQGLSLKYGVSMEQIKRANRLYTNDSIFLKNVLFIPVLTESLSFTNDKELYEEDSSDQNHQVRVENGKTESESQEVTPDISPSDYLKRMDSLINQSKQAAIKTCQEGDKKFFLTEHVRYSSQDFRNCQQAVLGSVPLTITKHTKKLKDREDEIFQL, from the exons ATGTCCGCAGACCAGACTCTGTCCCAGGCGACTGGAGCAAACGGGCTCCTCTGCGGACAGCGCGCTAAGTCCTACGGCAGCTTGGTTAGCTCCTCTGTGTCCCCAGTACGGCAGAAACGACTCAAGCACAAAGTCCAGCCTGGAGAAACTTTACAAGGATTGTCGCTAAAATACGGCGTGTCT ATGGAGCAAATCAAAAGGGCAAACAGACTGTACACCAATGattcgattttcttaaagaatgtCCTCTTCATCCCTGTCCTAACTGAGTCACTATCATTTACTAATGACAAGGAACTGTATGAAGAAGACTCAAGTGATCAAAATCATCAGGTCCGTGTTGAGAATGGCAAAACAGAGTCAGAAAGTCAGGAAGTGACTCCAGATATTTCTCCATCAGACTATTTGAAAAGGATGGATAGCTTGATTAATCAGTCTAAACAAGCGGCCATAAAGACATGCCAAGAAGGAGACAAAAA gttttttttaaccGAACATGTCCGGTACAGCAGTCAGGACTTCCGCAATTGTCAGCAGGCCGTGTTGGGCTCTGTGCCACTCACCATCACCAAACATACCAAGAAACTGAAGGACAGAGAGGATGAGATTTTTCAGCTCTGA
- the tnfaip8l2b gene encoding tumor necrosis factor, alpha-induced protein 8-like protein 2 B, translating to MENFSSRDLAMRAQKKILSKMANKSVVQMFIDDTSSEILDELYRVSKEYTGNRTEAQKVIKDLVKIVVKTAVLFKNNRFSEEELSLAQTFKKKLHQGAMTAISFHEVEFTFDKGVMSEILTSCRDMMLKLVDAHLTPKSHGRVNHVFNHYSDPDLLTQLYNPNGPLKPHLSKICNGLNKLIEEGKL from the exons ATGGAGAACTTCAGCTCCAGAGACTTGGCAATGAGAGCCCAGAAGAAGATTCTGAGCAAAATGGCCAACAAGTCAGTAGTGCAGATGTTCATTGATGACACCAGCAGTGAGATCCTGGATGAGCTGTACCGGGTTTCAAAGGAGTACACAGGGAACCGCACAGAGGCCCAGAAAGTAATTAAGGACCTGGTTAAAATCGTTGTGAAGACCGCTGTGCTTTTTAAGAACAACCGTTTCAGTGAGGAGGAGCTCAGCTTAGCCCAGACcttcaaaaagaaattacacCAGGGAGCCATGACAGCCATCAGTTTCCATGAG GTAGAGTTCACCTTTGACAAAGGAGTGATGTCAGAGATCCTTACGTCATGTAGAGACATGATGCTCAAGCTTGTAGATGCTCATCTAACCCCAAAATCTCATGGACGCGTCAACCATGTCTTCAACCATTACTCCGACCCTGATCTTCTTACCCAGCTTTACAATCCAAATGGTCCTTTAAAGCCCCATCTAAGTAAAATCTGCAATGGACTCAACAAACTAATCGAAGAGGGTAAATTATGA